The nucleotide sequence CCGGGGCGAATTTCACCGGTGCCCCACTGCACATGTGGTGGAATCACGCCAATACCCGCGGTATTGATGAAAATTTTGTCCGCCGCGCCGCGCGGCACCACCTTGGTGTCGCCGGTGACTATCTGGATACCGGCGTCGCGGGCGGTCTGCGCCATCGAATTCACGATACGCAGCAGCGTTTCCCCCGCCAGCCCCTCTTCCAGAATGAATCCGCAGGAGAGGTAACGCGGCAACGCGCCGCTCACCGCCAGATCGTTGACCGTGCCGCATACCGCCAGTTTGCCGATGTCGCCGCCGGGAAACTCGATCGGGTCGATCACGTAGCTGTCGGTGGTAAACGCCAGCCGGTCGCCCTGCGCGCTCAACGCCGCCAGCGGCAAACGCGCCTGATCCTCACGCTCAGCCAGCAGCGGGTTGTCAAACGCCTGCAAGAACACCCCTTCTATCAGCTGCTGCATCGCCTGCCCGCCGCTGCCGTGCGCCAGGGTAATCTCTTTTGGCAATAAGCTGTTCTTCACTCAGGCACACTCCCGTCGATACTGGTAATAAGCGGCGCAGGCGCCTTCTGATGACACCATCAGCGCGCCGATGGCGTTTTGCGGCGTACAACGCTGGCCGAACAGCGGACAATCGCCCGGTTTACAGCGCCCGGTGAGTACCTCGCCGCAGCGCGACAATGGTTCGTCCGCCACCCGCTGCTGTTGCGGTTTAAAGCGGCGTTCGGCGTCGAATTCAGCGTACTCCGCCCGCAGTTGCATACCGGAATCGGCGATTTCCCCCAACCCGCGCCATTCACTGCTGGCTTTGGTTTCAAATACCTCGGCCATCGCCTGCTGCGCCAGCGTGTTGCCGCTGTCCGGTACAATACGGCGATACTGGTTTTCCACCTCGCAACGTGCGTCATGCAATTGCTGCACCAGCATCAACAACGCTTGCAGGATATCCAGCGGTTCGAAACCGGTGACCACAAACGGCTTGTGGAACTGCTCGCACAGCGGCTGATAGGGATAGGCGCCAATCACCATGCTGACGTGCCCCGGCGCCAGAAAGCCGTCGATGCGCAAATCCGGCTGCTCCAGCAGGCTTTTCAGCGTCGGGATAATGGTGATGTGCTGGCAAAACAGCGAAAAATTGCCGATGCCGCGGCGTTTGGCTTGTTGCAGGGTCAGTGCGGTGCTCGGCATGGTGGTTTCAAACCCCAGCCCGAAAAACACCACCTGCCGGTCAGGAAACTGTTCCGCCAGCGCCAGCGCATCCAGAGGCGAGTAAACCACCCGCACATCGGCGCCGTGGCGGCGGGCATCCTGCAACGACCCGTTGCGGCCCGGCACCCGCATAGCGTCGCCAAAGGTACAGAAAATCACCTCCGGACGGGCGGCGATTTCCAGACAGGCGTCAATCCGCCCCATCGGCAACACGCACACCGGGCAGCCCGGCCCGTGAACAAACTCGATTTCCGGCGGCAACAGCCGGTCAATGCCGAACTTGAAAATGGCGTGGGTATGCCCGCCGCACACCTCCATCAGTTGCAGCGGACGCGCCTTCAGTTGCGGCATATCGTCAACCAGCGCCTGAATGCGCTGCAATAACGATTTCGCCAGTTCGGGATCGCGAAACTCATCAACGTACTGCATAAATGGCTCCGGTTTGCCTGACTTCATCCAGCTCCAGTCCGACCGCCTGCATGGATTGCAGCGCCGCCAGCGTCTCTTGCGCTTCCTGCTCGTCGAGCAGGCTCATAGCGAAACCGACATGTACCAGCACCCACTGCCCCACCAATTCCGCCGGGTCGCCTTCGCATACCAGCGCGATATTCACCTCGCGCTGCACGCCGCAGACATCCACCCGCGCCGGGTAATGCAGATCCGGCCCGACGGCCACCACTTTTCCGGGTACGCCCAAACACATGATTAGGCTCCTGATAATAGCGACGGTTGTGAGGGCGCTTGCGCCAGTTCGGCACCCAGCGACTGCGCTTCCAGCCACGCCAGCCAGGCTTCTATCCCCTCGCCGGTGCGGGCGGACAGCGCAATCACCTCGATTTGCGGGTTAACGCGGCGCGCGTTGGCGACACAGGCCTCTAGGTCGAAATCCAGATACGGCAGCAGGTCAGTCTTGTTGATGATCATCAGCGAGGCGGCGGCGAACATATGTGGATACTTGAGCGGCTTGTCTTCCCCCTCAGTCACCGACAGCACCGCGACCTTGTGGCGCTCGCCCAGATCAAAACCGGCCGGGCACACCAGATTGCCGACGTTTTCGATAAACAGCAGGCTGTGCGCCGGCAGTTGCAGCCGGTGCATGGCGTCATGCACCATCTGCGCATCCAGATGGCAGCCTTTGCCGGTGTTGACCTGGATCGCCGGCACCCCGGTGGCGCGGATCCGCTCGGCATCGTTGGTGGTTTGCTGGTCGCCCTCGATCACCGCGCACGGCACGCGTTCGCGCAGCAGGTGCAGCGTACTGGTCAATAAGGTGGTTTTACCGGAACCGGGGCTGGACACCAGATTCAGCGCCAGAATTTGAGAGGCGTCGAAATGCTCGCGGTTGTGTACCGCCAACTGGTTGTTTTTGCTCAGCACATCCATTTCTATCTGCAACAACCGCTGCTGACCGAGACCCGGCGCATGAGTGCCCGCCGCCCCCTGCCCGTAGTGCAGGTGTTGTTCCCGCTCCACCGGCTGAAAACGCGCTTCCGGTTGGGCGTGTTTGTGTGTGTGATGATGCTCCGCGTGGTCATGCTGTTCATGATCATGGTGTTGGTGATCATGGTGATCATGCGCGTGACCCGCCGCCTGCGGGCGTGCCGCGCCGTGGTAATGATGATGCACATCGCCGTGATGATAGTAGTAATGGTGATGATGAATGATCACGCCGGGCGCGGCCGATATGTCGTCATGCTCATGATGGTGGTCATGTTCATGATGGTGATCGTGCGTATGGGGATGGTGGTGCGAATGAGCCTGCTCATCGCCTTCTATCCGGCGTTCTCCCTCGCCACAACCGCATGTGGTACACATTGATACGACTCCTCCGGTCAACCAGACCGTTTTTACTGATTGCACGCCGACGACAGGCGACGCGCTATTCAATCGCCAGTTGCTTCAGTTGCAGGCTGTCGCCGCTCTCGACGCGCAGGCTATGGCTGCCGCAATGCGGGCAACCGC is from Dickeya dianthicola NCPPB 453 and encodes:
- the hypE gene encoding hydrogenase expression/formation protein HypE, with translation MKNSLLPKEITLAHGSGGQAMQQLIEGVFLQAFDNPLLAEREDQARLPLAALSAQGDRLAFTTDSYVIDPIEFPGGDIGKLAVCGTVNDLAVSGALPRYLSCGFILEEGLAGETLLRIVNSMAQTARDAGIQIVTGDTKVVPRGAADKIFINTAGIGVIPPHVQWGTGEIRPGDRLIVSGTLGDHGATILNLREKLGLEAELTSDCAVLTPLIAPLREIDGVRALRDATRGGVTAILHEFAQASGCGMEIQESALPVKTAVRGICELLGLEALNFANEGKLVLAVSPAAENRVLDALQSHPLGRDAAVIGSVTDKKQVRLCGVFGTSRLLDLPHSEPMPRIC
- the hypB gene encoding hydrogenase nickel incorporation protein HypB; this translates as MCTTCGCGEGERRIEGDEQAHSHHHPHTHDHHHEHDHHHEHDDISAAPGVIIHHHHYYYHHGDVHHHYHGAARPQAAGHAHDHHDHQHHDHEQHDHAEHHHTHKHAQPEARFQPVEREQHLHYGQGAAGTHAPGLGQQRLLQIEMDVLSKNNQLAVHNREHFDASQILALNLVSSPGSGKTTLLTSTLHLLRERVPCAVIEGDQQTTNDAERIRATGVPAIQVNTGKGCHLDAQMVHDAMHRLQLPAHSLLFIENVGNLVCPAGFDLGERHKVAVLSVTEGEDKPLKYPHMFAAASLMIINKTDLLPYLDFDLEACVANARRVNPQIEVIALSARTGEGIEAWLAWLEAQSLGAELAQAPSQPSLLSGA
- the hypD gene encoding hydrogenase formation protein HypD, which codes for MQYVDEFRDPELAKSLLQRIQALVDDMPQLKARPLQLMEVCGGHTHAIFKFGIDRLLPPEIEFVHGPGCPVCVLPMGRIDACLEIAARPEVIFCTFGDAMRVPGRNGSLQDARRHGADVRVVYSPLDALALAEQFPDRQVVFFGLGFETTMPSTALTLQQAKRRGIGNFSLFCQHITIIPTLKSLLEQPDLRIDGFLAPGHVSMVIGAYPYQPLCEQFHKPFVVTGFEPLDILQALLMLVQQLHDARCEVENQYRRIVPDSGNTLAQQAMAEVFETKASSEWRGLGEIADSGMQLRAEYAEFDAERRFKPQQQRVADEPLSRCGEVLTGRCKPGDCPLFGQRCTPQNAIGALMVSSEGACAAYYQYRRECA
- the hybG gene encoding hydrogenase maturation factor HybG produces the protein MCLGVPGKVVAVGPDLHYPARVDVCGVQREVNIALVCEGDPAELVGQWVLVHVGFAMSLLDEQEAQETLAALQSMQAVGLELDEVRQTGAIYAVR